In a genomic window of Pelecanus crispus isolate bPelCri1 chromosome 1, bPelCri1.pri, whole genome shotgun sequence:
- the POU4F1 gene encoding LOW QUALITY PROTEIN: POU domain, class 4, transcription factor 1 (The sequence of the model RefSeq protein was modified relative to this genomic sequence to represent the inferred CDS: inserted 2 bases in 1 codon), translating into MMSMNSKQPHFAMHPTLPEHKYPSLHSSSEAIRRACLPTPPLQSNIFASLDETLLARAEALAAVDIAVSQGKSHPFKPDATYHTMNSVPCTSTSTVPLAHHHHHHHHHHQALEPGDLLDHITSPSLALMPGGGGGGGGGGGHDGAGGGGGGAGGGXGGGGGGGGGGGGGLISTSAHPHSHMHGLGHLSHPAAMNMPSGLPHPGLVAAHHGAAGQVASAAAVVGAAGLASICDSDTDPRELEAFAERFKQRRIKLGVTQADVGSALANLKIPGVGSLSQSTICRFESLTLSHNNMIALKPILQAWLEEAEGAQREKMNKPELFNGGEKKRKRTSIAAPEKRSLEAYFAVQPRPSSEKIAAIAEKLDLKKNVVRVWFCNQRQKQKRMKFSATY; encoded by the exons ATGATGTCCATGAACAGCAAACAGCCGCATTTTGCCATGCATCCCACCCTACCTGAGCACAAATACCCCTCTCTACACTCCAGCTCGGAAGCAATAAGAAGAGCATGTCTACCAACTCCACCG ctgcagagcaataTCTTCGCCAGCCTCGATGAGACCCTGCTGGCGCGGGCCGAGGCTCTGGCCGCCGTCGACATCGCCGTCTCGCAGGGCAAGAGCCACCCCTTCAAGCCGGACGCCACCTACCACACCATGAACAGCGTGCCCTGCACCTCCACCTCCACCGTGCCCCTGgcgcaccaccaccaccaccaccaccaccaccaccaggcgCTGGAGCCCGGCGACCTCCTCGACCACATCACCTCCCCCTCCCTGGCGCTCATgcccggcggaggcggcggaggcggcggcggcggcggccacgacggggcgggcggcggcggcggcggggccggcggcgg ggggggcggcggcggcggcggcggcgggggcggcggcggcctcaTCTCCACCTCGGCCCACCCGCACTCGCACATGCACGGCCTGGGCCACCTCTCGCACCCGGCCGCCATGAACATGCCGTCGGGGCTGCCGCACCCGGGGCTGGTGGCCGCGCACcacggggcggcggggcaggtgGCCTCGGCGGCGGCCGTGGTGGGGGCGGCCGGCTTGGCCTCCATCTGCGACTCGGACACGGACCCGCGGGAGCTGGAGGCCTTCGCCGAGCGCTTCAAGCAGCGCCGCATCAAGCTGGGGGTGACCCAGGCCGACGTGGGCTCGGCGCTGGCCAACCTGAAGATCCCGGGGGTGGGCTCCCTCAGCCAGAGCACCATCTGCCGCTTCGAGTCCCTCACCCTCTCCCACAACAACATGATCGCCCTCAAGCCCATCCTGCAGGCCTGGCTGGAGGAGGCCGAGGGCGCCCAGCgggaaaaaatgaacaagcCCGAGCTCTTCAACGGGGGCGAGAAGAAGCGCAAGCGGACTTCCATCGCCGCCCCGGAGAAACGCTCCCTGGAGGCTTACTTCGCCGTCCAGCCCCGGCCCTCCTCCGAGAAGATCGCCGCCATCGCCGAGAAATTGGACCTCAAAAAGAACGTGGTGCGGGTTTGGTTTTGCAACcagagacagaagcagaaaCGGATGAAATTTTCCGCCACCTACTag